The sequence agagcagtttaatctgttggtgtccataatctcgtttcgagattttaaggtaaaatttacattgtttaaattttatgttatcaattttaatcgtaggaatttgatacccatatggaatcgttccatataacataaattttaaaacttccgctgcaccgggtatcatttttttttcttcgatCTGGAGAACGACCATGTTCCAACAGCCTTGTCATCCATTGAGGATTCCAGGCCAAGCATAATCAGGCCAACAACAGCAGCAAACCATTTTGAGATAAAGTAGGCTATCATTCAAATGATTCAAAACTCAGTCCAATTTGGTGGGACAACAATTGACGACCCGAATGCTCATATTGCAAATTTCCTGGAAATTTGTGATACCTTCAAGCAACAAGGAGTTTCTGATGATGCTATTCATTTAAGCTTGTTCCCTTTTTCGCTAAGAGATAAAGCTAAAGAATGGCTAACAAATTTACATGCAGGTTCAATTACTACATGGGATGATCTGGAAAAAGATTTCCTCACCAAATACTTCCCTCCATCCAAGTCGATGAAGTTGAGAACAAATATCATAACATTTTCTCAATGCAAACAAGAATCACTCTATGAGGCTTGGGAATGCTATAAGGTTGTGTTGAGGAGATGCCCACACCACAAATTACCCGACTGTCTTGTGGTACAAATTTTTTACTATGGCCTTCCTCATGCTAATCACACTatgttagatgcagctgcaGCTGACATTTTGTTACGAAAATCACCAGAGGATGGTTGTGAGTTGATTTAAGAGAAGGCATCTAGCAGTTATCACCCTCAATTTGAGAGGAATGCAATGCGGAAATATACAGGAATTCATCACATAGATGCGTTTACTTCAGTGACAGCTCAGCTTGAGGTAATGAATAAAATGATTGAAGAGCTATGTTTGGGGAATTCTGCAATGCGCATTCAAGAAGTGTGCTGCAAAAAATGTGGTGTTGAACATTTTACTAAATACTGTCAGACTGGGAATCCATTCTATCAACTGGAGGGAGTTATAATAAACTTGAAAAAGTTTATATCATCCATTGAGACAAAAATGCAGAATCAGGATGCTTTGATTAAGAATTTGGAGAATTAGATAGGGCAGTTAGCTAAAGAAATGTCTAGTAGAGATCTTGGTACCTTACTAAGTGACACGAAAAAGAACCATAAAGTGCCGGTGAAGGCCATCGAATTAAGAAGTGGGAAGAAAATAGAAACTGAGAGACAAGAGCGTAAAGAGACAGAAGTCATTGTTGTACCGGAGAAAACAGCATGTAAGTCCTCTAATTCTACACCACCACCCACATCAGAATCAAATTTTGTTATTCCGCCACCTTTTTCTGCAGCTCTCAATAAGGCCAATCCTTAGTTTGACAAATTCCTATAAATattcaagaaattgaatatCAACATTCCATTTTCCGATGCATTGATGCAAATGCCCAGCTATGCCAAGTTCTTGAAATAGATTCTCTCCAACAAGAGAAAATTAAAAGAGCATGCATTGGTCAGTTTGACAGAAAGTTGCTCAGCACTGGTTCCGAACAAGACCCCACCAAAGCAAAAAGATCCAGAGAGTTTTTCTATTCCTTGCATGATTAGTAATATTCATTTTCAAAAAgatttatgtgatttatgtggggtttttattaaatttacggtaaaaaaaatttgatttcaaAAATAACGTGAAATAAGGAAAATTACACGAATACCGTAAAACTCTGTCAGTGATAGCGGACGCTCGAATATATTTATTCGAGCACCCGCTTTATGTGAGGAGGAGTAGCCACATGGCAGCGTCCGCTGCATATGACAGCGGACGCTGCCATGTGGGCAGCGCCTCCCACCCCCGATTTTAGCCGCCGTCCCCACCAGTTTTGGCAGCACATATAATGGAGGGTTGTGGCCCAATTTTAGACGCCGTCCCCCACCAATCTTGGCAGCACGCATAATGGAGGGTTGTGAGCCAAATTTTGTGTACaataattttgttaaatagatgTATTCGTTCTTCACAATTCATATGTTTTTCTTTTCCAACAATTCACATGCATTCAGGGGTGGTTTTGCTTTCTTCTGTCCTCGTCTGGAAATTCAATTTATTGAAGCAGTGGTGGTTTTGCTTTAcgtttcaaaattaattttcgtattttgagaattaattttcttattttgagtTGAGAAAATTCATTGAAGCATTATGTTATTTGCAAATTTAATTCAGAAATAAGtgttatatttcaaaattaattttcgtATTTTTAGTTGAGAAAATTCATTGAAGCATTAGGTTATTTTTCATTTGAAATCGGCCATAAGATTTGGTTTTAGTTGATTGAatgaattaaaaaaagaaaaaaaaatcgttCAATTATGGGATCGTGATGAATAATATTTGCTATAAATTAATTTCTTTAACTGTGTTTCGAAATTATAATGATAAAGACAAATAATATAATAGCAACTCCACACAAGATTTCCATCCGTGGTTTTGCATGCAAGACTttaacttgtttttttttaatttttaatttttttattttgttttaattgttataaaataataattaattgataaatattttaatttgtgtagataattatgtatatttatttatttaatttgaataattaaatatttaaatacgcaatttagttataattagatgtctaattttttattctatttttaatgtttagtcatttatagattttaatttaataatatgtGTTTATTGGTTTGCATAATATAATTGTCAGTAATTTTGTCAGGATGTCAACAAATCGAGGGCCAGTAGATCCCATTGTGCTATATTTACAAGCAACACATATTTTGTCAATAGTTTCTACAAAAACAGTTGATGACATAGTTCGAGCCAAACGATCAGATAATTTGATTTGGAATTTATTTAATGTGAATGGCTTGCACAGTCGTGTGATTGCATATTTAAATTACATGGGGATTTATGGTGTTTTGCTATGTGGGTCTTGGATTTATGATAATCATTTGATTACTGCTCTGGTTGAACGATGGCGACGTGAAACACACACGTTCCATTTTAGATGTGGTGAAGCAACCATTACTTTACAGGATATTTCCATTATTTGGGGTCTGTCTATTGATGGTGAGCCTGTAACTGGTATAGATGTTTCACACAATGTTGAAGAGTGGCAACATATATGTTtggatttgttgggatttacgCCACTGACATCGCATTTCAAAGGTGGTCACTTATCGATGACCGCTTTATATGAGCATTGCACGGCTGCACTTGTCGATGATAATAGTCCAAAGATAGATGTCGTAAAATATACCCGTTGTATAGCATTAATGATTATCGGAGGAATCATGCTTCAAGATTATCAAGGAGGATCTGTTAGACTGATTTTTTTGCAACTACTATGGGATATTGATCGCATCAGATCTTATAGTTGGGGAAGTGCAGTTTTGGCGTTTTTATATCGTGAGTTATGTAATGCCACACGTACAGGAAAAGCTATAATATCTGGGCCTCTATTTATCCTACAggtataaaattttttgttaatCTATTATCACATTAtaataattttctaattttatttattattaatgacAGATATGGGCATGGAGCCGGATTAAATTTGTTAACCTTGATCTGAAAGGCTTATCTCTTACCGTGCCTCAAAATGCAGGCGATGAGAATATTCCATTTGCTCCTTATGGTGCAaggtaatatttaaaaattattatcatTGTATAAATTACAACTTCATTTtctcataattttaaaaatattttttttttattataggtGGTTAAATGTGTACAGTTACACTCATTCACCAACACACTCTGTTAGAATTATAAGAGATTGCTTTGATCGTATGACTAATGATGAGGTGTGTTATTGGTCTATTGAAACTTtacaacaattaaataaatttatatttattaattaaaattgatatttttattatgcaGTTTAACTGGAtagtttataaaaaaaaaagatccaGATGTTAAAGTGATCATTGATGCATACGATAATAGAATATGGCGATGTGTTTGTCCTCTTATTTGTTTTGAAATTGTGGAGATGCATCGTCCAAACCGGGTGCTGAGGCAATTCAAAATACGCCAGTCTATTCCAAGGCCTTCATTTGACAACGATGACCTACACAACATCAGTAGAATCGGTCATCGTAACACAAATTGGAGGGAACATCATAaaaatgttattattatttggaatAGCAAATTGAATCATGTTGCCCGAGGCGATCGACATGGAAGGAGATCTAAGCAGACTGATGATGATTATTTTCCATGGTTTGAGCGCATTACTGTACTCATTATATCGCCTACAGTAACTGGACTTGGTTTCCGGCCATATCCCCACGATTTATATGTTGGCGAACAAAATAATATTCCACAAAATTTTAGTGTGCCATCTCCTGATTTGCATTAGTCATCATTGGGGTTTGTTCCTCCTCGGCCATCTGGTGGATTTGAAAATGCCGGACCATCTGGTGGGTTGTGCGCAGTTGGACCATCTGGTGGGTTGTACACTCCGGGGCCATCAGGTGGATTTGAAAATACTGGACCATCTGGTGGATTGTATACTGCAGAACCATCTGGTGGATTGTACAATACCGGACCATCCAGTGGGATGTACAGGGCAGGACCATCTGGTTCATATGTTGATGCTGGTTATCAGACTCCATTTTGGGAAAATATTCAAAGTTTTAGAGATCTTCTTAATGCTAACTGGCAGCAACCTGTTCAACGTAATACTCTGGCTCCCGAGAGAAATGTTGTTtcacctgtaatatttcctgGTTATTCAGATGAGCAACAGAGAGGAGTGAAGAAATTGTCGATGTTCCCGTAGTGCGTAGAGGACAACGAAGATGTAGACCACTTGCTTGTGGAACCGGTGGTCATTTGTATAACTATAATTGCCATGAAAAATCCTGATATATATTGTTGTTTTgttatttgataaaatttttaattttcagttTAGAGTTAATATCTTTATGTTTGACAtttaaataaatgttatatgTTATTCCATGCAAttgtttaatattaattattacaaaATATATAAACGCATTCAAACcaacaatattaaatatatttcttACTCAAATGCATACATTATTTAACTAAAACTAACAAACACATGTTTTATTGAAACATTTTTTGTTGTAGACTGTCTTCATCTGCATACCACGTTCATTCGATGTTCCTgatatacaaaatatataaaaatatattttatgtagAATATAATTCATAAGAAATTATGAAAGCgacaaattaaaattttcaaaacttttACCTGTTCGTTCTTCATTGTTGTCTCTCTCTCGCTACCGGCCTGTCCATCTCGTTTCTCAGCCGAGTCGTTGTATCCCTACCTGCTCTTCTTCTTTCACGTCTAACCAGGTTGTGTTGCAACTCAAAGGTAGGTCTATCCCAATATCGTTCATCTACAAGAGGTTCAAATCTTCCTTCATATGCTACGAGGTACTCAGATATATTATACCATGACTGCACAAGTGTTTTAGGATCTAACGAGTGCCATTTAGCGATGCAAATAGCATGAGAACACGGGATGCCGAAAATTGTCCATTTAAACATGAACAATCATTAGTTGATATTTTCACCACTTGCATGTGTTGGCCGCGACTTGGCCTTCCTCCGGTCGCAACCTGAGCAGTTTGCGTTCGTacatcatatttgacaacacgATGTTCACTAGATTTTCTTGCCCATTCCTCATATTTTCGACATGCATAATCCGACCACAGTTAATTTTCCTCAATCATACGTTGACCTTTTTTCACACGTTCAATGAAGTACTGCACGCATCTCAGAAGGGTCAAGTGTACTATTGCAGATATAGGCAGTCTACGAGCTCCTTTTAACACACTGTTTAAGCACTCGGACATGTTGGTTGTCATCACTCCACGACGCCAACCTCCATCATGGGCCATACTCCATTTTTCCTTCGATATTCCAGCCAAGTATCTGTGTGCCAAAATACTTTTGTTCTTGATTGCCTCCATTGTTGCATCAAACTTACAAATCTGATGTTGTTTTCCTACTTCCCAACATAAATCTTTCAAATGCACGTCTTTAAATTTTGCATTAAAATTTGAGCACACATGTCTCAAACAAAAACGATGCACACCATGTGGAGGTTTAAAATATGGAAGATCTTCAACTGCTCGAACAATTCCCTTATGTCTATCAGAAATTAGGCACACACCATTTTCACCACAAATAACATGCCGACCAATATTATCCAAAAACCATTTCCAAGAATCAGATGTTTCTTCATCCACAATTGCGAATGCCAGCGGTAGCACTTGATTATTCGCATCCAGAGTGACAGCGATCAACATTTTATGTTTGTACTTTGTGTACAAATGTGTACCATCGACACTAATGATTTTTCGACAATGTCAAAATCCATCAGTACACGGCTTGAACGCCCAAAAACAATTGTTCAATGTTTTTATTTCTTCATTGTTTCTGATATGCTTCCAATCGACAATTGTTCCAGGATTATATTTGCACAAAGCGTGCATATATTTCGGTAGCAGTTTCACAGAACTCTCCCATGTACCATAAACAATTTCCACTGCGCGTTTCAAACTCCGCCACGCCTTCGTATACGAGATTTGATATCCATATTTATCTTTCACACTctctattatatatttaatctcGTACGAAGGATCACATCGTACAATACCCAATAACGTATTTTCAACCATATCGCTATTCAAGTTATGATGGTCTATGCCGATGTTGGTAGATATGCATGTATGAGGCCCACCATATCTGGTTATTTTCCAATAACCTCTTTTATCTTTAAAAGATGCTCGAAGACCCCAACGACATCTGAAGGTAGATGAATCATTTTTGCATTGTATTTTCCACACAATGTGTGTGCTCTCAACAACACGATACTCACGCCTGGAAATTCTAACTGAATAATCTTTTACAGATGCAATCAGATCTTTCTTATCCTTAAAAACCATGTTTACACATAGTTCTCCTCTCTCCTCGTTATAGTATCTTGTTCGCATGTCAGAAGGTACGCCAATAGAATCAGTAGTCTCTTCTCCGAAATATGTATTGAAAAAAGATGGCATATCAGAATTTCTAGAAAGGAATGGAACAACTTGCCTCTGTAATGTTTGACAAGGTGGTGGACGAGATGACGTTCCCTCATCAATATTTGCATGAATATTCACATGTTCATCATCATTCACATCTCCAACATCGTCATCAGATTCTTCCTCAGACTCTCTGTATGACATCTCTAGTTCTGTATCGCTTCTTAGAACATCTTCATTTTCACTCCTAGGATCATCAACACGTGGTGCGAAATTTGGATTTTCTGAATTCCAATTTGCTGCACCAACATTTTGTTCCCAACCACTTGTCGTATGTGGACAACATGCAGGATCAGCTTCGGATGTGCCATCGATATATTGATCCCACGATTCACTTTCGGGATACGGATACATGTTGGTCATTCCTTCAGTGACGTgtaaaatatttggttcttgGTGCACATGATCAACCTGATGGTCAATTTCATTGGCTTCGACGTACAAAGGAAATATATGTATATTGGAAGATTGCATCATAAACTCCAGAGTGTTATCATCAACAAGATTGACTTGAATTTCATGCCAAGATGAATTCTCCATGAATGAATATTTCGTTGACAACTTGAGAGTAAAATTCAATGGATCAATCATCAACATTTGATGCACAACTTCAACCAACTCGAACAGAGGAATAGATCGTAATACTCGCATCGATCTAGTATAAGGAATACTATACATGACCGATCCATTCTCCACAATAACATTAccaccaaaatataaaaaaatatcaatgtTTTCCATTTCAATATGAATTTTGAgatataaaaatgaaaaacaaaactCACAATTGCCCGTAAAGAAAATAGAATGAATCAAGGAAATATTTCTTAAGAGTTGAATGATATTGCCGGATTCTCATGTTCTCATTATATAGCCAATATGATTCCGCGTGCATTAATTATTTATGCGTAAACATTATTTTTTCCGCGTGAATTAAATTTCACGCGTATTCTGAAATTGTAagttaacatttatttttccgtgTTAATGCATTTCAATATAAAAGTAAAGGGAACATGAGTTAAATTTTCACGTGTATTCTGAAATTGTAtgttaacatttatttttccgtgTTAATGCATTTTAATATAAAAGTAAAGGAAACATAATATGTATTTAATGCGTATGGAGgcatttcaatttcaatataaaaGTAAAGGGAACATAATATGTATTTTAGTGCGCATGCAGCCAAAAACAAAAATGGGTGGATGGGTGAGTGCCGTGGGGCACGCCAACATGGCAGCGGACGCTGCCTACATGGCAACCGTCCGCTTTCTCTGACAGCGGACAGTTGCCATGTGGCTTCAATAAGAGCGGACGCTAGAATATTTTATTCTAGCGTCCGCTGTTTCTGACAGAATTTTACcgtatatataaaatttttcatgtttGACATTATTTATGAAAtcgattttttattttacagtaaatttaataaaaacccGATTTATGTGCTAGCACAAATTTGATGTCATATTCTGTTTTTAGGAAACTAGGTTTAGGTGAACCAAAACCCACAAGGATGTCGCTGCAGTTGGTCGAcagatctataaaatatccaatAGGGATAATAGAGGATGTACTGGTGAAAGTAGAAAAATTCATTTTTCTAGTGGATTTTGTAGTACTTGACATGGAGGAAGATTTGGATATGCCACTAATTTTAGGAAGACCTTTCCTGGAGACAGGAAAAACACTTATAGGTGTCCAAAAGGGAGAATTACTTCTGAAAGTGGGAGATGAGAAAATTgcttttaatgtttttaattgcgGTTAAATGTTCACAGCTTGATGAAGAATGTTTTTAGATAGATGTTGTTGACTcaattgtttatgattatgtgCACGATACACTTCAGGAACCTTTAGAAGCTGCACTTGCATCACCCTTCCATGAGGATGACATCaatgaagaaaaataagaaatgatTACTTACTTGAATGATAACCAACCTTGGCGAAAAAGTGGCAGGTTTAGACTTGAAGATTTAGGTGACAAGAAGGATTTAGTACTCCAGAAACAAAGTCTGGAGGAACCACCATTGAATtgaaaccactaactcctcatttGAAATATGTGTTTTTGGGTGATAACAACTTACCTGACATAATCTCCTCTTCTTTGACAGATACCATGGAAGCAAAACTATTGGATGTTCTCAAAAATCACAGGAGTGTGTTTGCCTAGATGAtagcagatatcaaaggaatcaatCCATCTGCCTGCATGCATAAGATCTTAATGGAAGAGAAAAATCAATCTTGTGGTCCAGCCTCATAGAAGATTGAATCCCAAGATGCAAGAGGTGGTGAAGGCTGAAACGATAAAACTTCTGGATGCAGGTATTATTTATCCAAAATATGATAGTGCATGGGTGAGTCTAGTTCAGGGCATGCCGAAAaaggggtgggggggggggtaTAACTGTGATTAAAAATGAGCATAATGAACTAATACCTACTAGGACAGTTACAGGTTGGCGTGTGTGCATAGACTATAGGAAACTAAATGACGCAACCTTTAATGACCACTTCCCTCTCCCCTTTATTGAACAAATGTAAGAAAGACTTGTTGGGTATGAATTCTATTGTTTCTTAAACGGGTATTCGGGGTATAACCAGATTGCAATTGCACCTGAAGATCAGGATAAAACCACTTTTTCTTTCCCATATGGTACGTTTGCTTATAGACGTATACCTTTTGGTCTGTGTAATGCTCCTATAACTTTTCAGAGATGCATGACTGCGATATTTCATGACAAGGTTGAAAattttttggaaatatttgtGGATGACTTTTCAATATTTGGTCAGTCTTTTGTTGCATGTCTGAATAACCTAAATACTGTTTTGATGAGATGCGAGGAGACGAATTTAGTGCTGAATTGGgagaaatgtcattttatggtaaAGGAAGGAATTGTGCTGGGACATCGGATTTCTGAGCAAGGGATCGTGGTGGACAAGGCGAAAGTGCAAGTCATATAAAAATTGCCTCCATGGACAACGATTAAGGGAGTTAGaagttttttaggccatgcCGGTTTTTATCAGTGATTTATacaggatttttcaaaaatttcaaaaccttTATCTTCCTTATTAATGAAAGATGCCCCGTTTAACTTTGATGCAACTTGTCTGCAGTCATTTGAACTTTTGCAAGAACGATTGGTGACTGCAccggtgttgacaacacccaaCTGGGACCTATCATTTGAGGtcatgtgtgatgcaagtgacaCGGCAGTGGGCGCGGTTCTTGGACAACAAGTAGACAAGGTATTTTGTACTATTTACTATGCTAGAAAAACTTTGAATGAAGCCCAATTGAATTATGCTACCACGAAAAAGAATTGCTAGCTGTAATTTTTCCTCTTCAAAAGTTTCACTCATACCTTGTTCTCTCAAAAATCACTGTGTACACTGATCACTCTGAAATAAGATATTTATTGGCTAAGAAAGATGCAAAACCAAGATTGATTAGATGGATCCTGCTcttgcaagaatttgatttagagaTAAAAGATAAGAATGGAGTAGAAAATGTTGTGGCTGACCACTTATCTAGATTAGAGTGCATTCCTGATTGCTCACAAAATGAAACTGAAGAAATAGATGAATGGTTTCCAGACGAGAAGCTTTTTGTGATAGAAAATTCATCTTAGTATGCTAATTTTACGAATTACTTAGTCAGCGCACATTTCCACATAACTTGTCTTttcatcaaaataaaaattttctgtCTGATGTCAAGCATTATTTTTGGAAATAACCttttttgttcaaaatttgTACTGACTCTATGATACGAAGATGTGTGATGGAAGGATAAATGATAAGTATCCTCAGTAATTGTCATGACCTTGAGGTAGGAGGCCACGCTGGACCAATCAAGATGGCAGCTAAGGTACTTGAAGGTGGCTTTTATTGgcctaatatttttaaagatgCTCGTGCTTATGTCATTGCTTGTGATAAATGTCAGCGTACGGGTAATATCTCGAACCATCATGAAATGCCTTTGAATAACAttattgaatatgagatatttGGTGTTTGGGAAATCAACTTGATGAGACAATTTCCAAATTCcttcacaaaaaaatatattttggtcgTCATCGATTATgtgtcaaaatgggtggaggcgaAAGCTTGTGTAACTAATGATGCACGGgtggtcacaaaatttttgaagaaaaacatttttaatcgTTT comes from Henckelia pumila isolate YLH828 chromosome 4, ASM3356847v2, whole genome shotgun sequence and encodes:
- the LOC140862325 gene encoding protein MAINTENANCE OF MERISTEMS-like, yielding MGIYGVLLCGSWIYDNHLITALVERWRRETHTFHFRCGEATITLQDISIIWGLSIDGEPVTGIDVSHNVEEWQHICLDLLGFTPLTSHFKGGHLSMTALYEHCTAALVDDNSPKIDVVKYTRCIALMIIGGIMLQDYQGGSVRLIFLQLLWDIDRIRSYSWGSAVLAFLYRELCNATRTGKAIISGPLFILQV